The Tigriopus californicus strain San Diego chromosome 10, Tcal_SD_v2.1, whole genome shotgun sequence region GGTCATAGAGTGGACCCTCTCTTGCTTGTTGTAAAACGTTCTTGGCTTAACAGATGGGCACGAGATCAGATGCgatgattgtggttcattaAGGAACCATCTGGCATTGCCGACCATGTACGTACAATGCTCGAAACTGAACAAGGATAATCCCCAAGATAAAAAAAGGCGAGCAAAGGAACTATTTTAGTCGCATTTCTTCCACCGACCATCTTAACCGGGGGGAAGTGGAGGCAAGTTTGGCTTGGCTTAAAGGCATCGTTTCACTGTGCCGTAAAAGTGCTCAGATTGGAAAGATAAACCAATTTGGTAGATGGCTTAAGTCCTAGTAAATGTGGGTACATATCATTTATGGCGCTCTTTCCCCGTTCCCTAAATATTCAAGCTTAAATGGGCCTCAAGACATATCATCCTTGAGTTGTCCCGAAAGTGGAATGCCTTGAGTATGTAAAAGCCTTTTAGCGACCAGCATTTATGCAAATGTCTCTTAGTTTGAGCCAAACAGACACAAAGAATCTTCGAGGAGTTGTAAGACGACTTAAGGAGTCGTCCTTGGTGATGTACAGAATTTTGTCAGTTGTTTGGCAACTTAAATTATGTTatgacaatgaaaacaaagtgTATAATTTTCAACCAAGTCTTTTAGCGCAATCTTTTGCACAGACATTTGGGATCCCCCTTGTACAACTTGTCACTTTAAACTGAACTGAAGTAAGGGGGAAAAGTTGCCAGTAGAAAACAATGGATCAACTTTGTGTATGTAAGCGTTTAATTGCGCTATTTATTGATTTGGGCGAATGCTTTATAAAGTGTAAGAATTATTACACTGTAAGAATTTAATCAGAAAGGCTACGTATTTTATAGAGTAATGGCCGTTTGTCCATAAAATCGTCCCAGCAGATGCTGCCACTAAATACATTTCCACTACTTATTTAGTAAGTAACGCTCTCATACCCATTTCATATACACTCTAAACTTTCTTGTTTGATGGACATCTTTGGGGGAGTACGAAAATAGCCCCACTGAACCGCACGTACATGCCGTTAAATGGATTGAAAGAGGTCCACGATCAAATTAGAATCCCTTCCATCTCCATTCGACGCTTTAGAAGATGCTAGGAACTTCCAATAAAGGCACGCAAACAATGGTGGAATGTTAATGGGTTTCGCCTTTCTCTTTTGGGTTTGATAAGCTTGATTGGAATTTGGAGCCAAGGTTCATTCAAAATGAGTGAATATAGCACAGAGCTAGATAGAGGGAAATACTCGGGCAACCTCGGGTAATTTTTCCAAAGATCCTTTATTAGTTGACTCGGTCTGCACTGGTCGTGGCATAAAACTGATTCTGGTTGGACCCTCCTCAAAAGTTTGAACCTCGATTGCCCAGAGGGAGGTTGCCCCTAAACGTTTCAAAAGTCAGAACACGCAAGGGGTTGACAAATTAGCTTTCACGAGTGAAAATAGGAGGTTGTTCGTTATCTATGAAATTACTATCATGGAACATACCAGATATTcccttttgcttttgtttcttttacaTTGCCCAGGTACATAAATCGAAGAACAATTGTTCTTTTGAACTTGCAATTGAtcataaaacatgaaaaaaacataacTTAAAGTTATAGAACCCATTTAAATACGAATTTACGTTCACATTGAATGTGCTTCCGCCATTGTGTGGTCACAACCGTTTAATTTTCTTAGAAAAATCTAGAATTTTTCATGTAGCTATAGTTACCAACAGTTGCAAGTTTTGTCCAGAAACTGGAAGGTCATTTCCTCTCTACACATATCTGTGGCCTGTTAGGGCTCAAGTTTAACTAGATCTTCGTCAAGGCCTCATTTCCTTTGACGCGATTTCAACAGATCAGATAGTCACTCTAGGTCCTCTTAAAAATTTGCGAAATTTATCCAAACCTTGTTGTGTGCATCAATAAGTGTTGGTTTTGGTGACAGGCCTGGCCTTTTGGAGTAAAGTTAGCTTGTTCTGGGAAAACTATTTCATTTATCAGGTGTGTGAAAATATGGTCATacctagagccactatagtcATAACATAGGAAATTATCTAAGAGTATAcgcaattttgacatttaggAAAAGTATTTGTAAAGAGTAACTTCATTCCATGTTTACATGGAATGGTAAAGTAATGAATTGCTCAATTTAGCGAAAGTGAGTGGATCTATAATCCATTCcgtttattgaggaacgagcAATGCCCTGCtaatttgccttttcattCCAATATGCTAGACAGCCTTCTTTGATCCAACCTTGTTAACCTGGTCGCATCGATCATTGAAAGGACCCAAAGGTTCCCAAAGCAACCCCCGTCTTGTTTCAAACATGTTGTTAAGTATGTCAAACCTGTTTTCTTAAAAGTTTAGCTAAGAAAGAACACTTCAAGTTCTACCTAAGGACCActccaatcattttgaaaaaaaataattgaattcGAAAAGTAGCCACTTGGTGGCCAATTTTAGGGTCAGAGACCaagttttttcaaagtttcaaaaccacttttggaaattttggtcTCCGTGGAGGCCACTTGGGAACGCTGCTTACGAGGGTAAATTTAGCACCTGACTTCTTTGCCACGGATGAGTGTCCCTGGGTGTCCCCAGTGTCATTCAAGATTAGAAAAAGAGAATCTACAgcggaatgaaaaaaaataattttcccGCAACCtgttatttctttgtttctaGCTTCCGTTGTCTGTATAAGTGAAAATACACTTATGCATATGATCAAGATAGAGGCCTGAAAATAGAAAGAGAGGTAAAAAGATTGTTTTAAAAGCTTAGCATCAGGTTTCATGTATATCTTGTGATTCTTGTATGATTTTAACACAACGGTTTTCTTCCTTGTTTGATTTACCGTAGAAACCCTTCAATTTCGTCAAGTACTATAAAATATACCTTCAATAGAAACCAATATATGTTAGCCCCCACGAATTCCTTTATGGATTCGCTGTTTTACATGACCAGGGACCATAAGAATTTCTGAACCTCAGCCTCCCGGTAAGTTTCTCATAGATGCGAAAGAAGATTTGATTAGCTCAAAATTCTTTGGACTCGCTCCTCCAAATCGTTCTTTACCGTCCGGCCTACTTCAACAAGTCCCGGAAATATTGGCGCGGCTTCTTGATCCGTCCATCGGTTGGCCTTTGCCAAACGATCAAAGAATTTCACGTAATCCAGGAACTTTTCGTCAGACCTCTTAAGCACAATTCTTATGCTGTTCCAGTACACATGAAGTGGCACTTAACACAAGATTGATGAAAGTTAGTTTGAAACCATGATCTTTTCTAATCAAGCATTTCCTAGTTTAAAAAACCTTTAACTCTTTCTCCAGCTTCCCTTTCCCCAATGTTTAcctttcatttgcatttttgaagctttttgcttgtttttatttgtttgaatccatttgaaatttggttttccttgtttgttccCATCAATAATCTTTGGATGGGTTCGACTTTTTTCACATCTGCTGATCAACTTGGAGCCCAAATACCCGAAGCATACACAGATTTAGCAatgtgatgctatctctggacttaaacagaTACTTATACAGATCTAACCACAAGTTTgtaaagctttacccacctttgattggatatgctcatccaGGAACGGCTACCCCCTAAAGCCTAGCTGTCCCTAGCTTATGAAACTATCCATCATCTTGGAGGACAAAACCTTAACCTTCATGGACTAGACTTGTTGAAAATCTTTACATGCATCATCTACGACTGGAGTGGTTAATGGTGTCGACACAAAGgccattgagcgaaatttcaagGCCTTGTTACTCTCGCCGACCCACGAGTAGATTCGGCTAAGCCCTCTGCCTGGCTTCTGGTaacttggccattcctaaCGGAAACTAACTTCGTACATGAAGAGGCATATGAAGAGACGTTGGGAGTAATATTAAGCTTCTAAAGTatagcaatgaagatgatgaaacgGAGAGGACCTAATATGGATGCTTGCGGAACACCCggcttgacatcatgtatgtcgctaagggatccctcgaccttaaccaattgcttcctaccacaaatgacaCTTCTTAACCATTTGAGAACCTTTACATGAATCCCTATTTCGTTGAGCTTGCGATCCTTAAAATAATTTGGGCCAAAAGAtgcttcttttatttttgtatATTACATAGAGTAATGGTTCTAGAAGCTTTGGCATTTAAAGAGACATCTGATCATAATTTTAACCACCTTTTTTAAGCTATCTATAAAATAATATTTCAAAGGTTTGCATAATGATAGCACTGGCAACTACATTAATTCAAAATACTCTTATTACGATGTCACTGTCATTCAACACATTGGCTTCTCCTTAAAACTGTAAGATTTGTGCCTGAGCTGAAAATTCAGTTTTTTCGTCATCTAAAGGCACAGCTTTTATCGATTTGTGATTTGTATCGAACCCAATAAGCAACAGTTTTTTGTGTTTCCGACCTTTGTCCAAAGAAAACTTATAAACGCCATATCCATACCCACAAACGGAGACCTATCTGACACGGACACGATACTAACTATCGCTTAGGGGTCCCCCTTTTAACCCTCACACTCACCAACAAACGAGGTCTTTTAGAACCACCTAATACTTCCACTACTAAGTAAGCTCACataataaatacatttttaactgttttattttttgtttttcttgactAAAGTTAGAACTATTTTTGCGAACCAGACTGCTAGCTTCAGTCTTACCCGTCATCGTGAGGACTATTTACAGCCCTAGCATTGAGAGCAAATTTGATAGAAATTAAATTTCATATTAATTTCGTCAGTGATTTTGgtgttcaagaaaaattagGCAGCATCTTTAAATCTCACATAGACCCAACCCAAAGGCTTCACAAATAACTCACAAAAAAGCAACGCAAACAATCACATCAAATGTTATTGCAACATGTTCAATGCATTTTGCCTAGAATGATATTGTTATGTGATACCGGATATTCGccaaaagaaatgcaatttaCTTTCCTGGAGACTGCTAACCTTTATTTCCCTTACTATCTGTAACcattaatttaaaaaaatatatattgatTGAAGTTTGTGGTAATCATCCAAGGAAGATACAAGTATGGATTTATTGTGTATGACAGGACATAAatcacacacacaaaaaaaatagtttgatCATAAGTGTAGGCATTAGTCCGAAATgttatcaaatgaataaaacgCTGAAACACTATTGCTTCAGTTGTTTGTATGTTGGTGTTCTGTTTGGCGCTATTTAATGAATATTTATACATTTCGACCAATCATGTTACACGGCCACACATTTAAAGCTACTCATATCAACCACGTATTTGATTTCCCACCATCCGCAacccattcaaaatcaatcgcCAAAAGCCTTATTTCGAATGAAGCTGGTTATGCCTACTCAACACCATATTGTTTCATGCTATAAGTCAGTCAAAGGTCTCTGGATTTTAACTCATAAGGTCATTCGTTAGTTTTACAATCAATCAAGCCATGAATCAAGGTGTACTTTATGATTTACCGTTGTTTCATGAACCAAAGCAGACTTATGAGCCTCTGGCCATATGACAGGTGGTTTGGAGTACAAAATGATTAGCATTGTTCTTCGACCACGCTAACGAAGAGAAAGGGCGATCAAGTCGTGCCTTTTTGAGGGTATTTGTTTATTGTATAAACACAAGAAACTTACGTTGATAGAGGCCTCGTGTTCCAAGCTATTGCCCATACGTATTCTCGAACTCGGGTACGCTGCAAACTCGCTTGGTAGCAGAGGAGAACCAGATTTGGGGATCGGCTggctctcttctttttccgaCCGACGAGCGTGCTTTTACTTTCTTTCTCGTCTCGACGTACTCGCGAAAATAGGGTTCACCCTACGACATATTAATGAGAGAGACGGGGGGTCAGTCGATCTCGATCCCTCGAATCTCTCACACGGGTGCTCTCCGCCCGTGAACAATCACATAGTCATGAACCGTAGTGAAACGTTCATGGAACCTGAgaattttgtcacttttgagCTCGTGGTTCACGGGTTTCTGGTCCTGATCATTGGTACCATTGGCATCATTGGGAACATCTTCTGCTTGCTGGTTCTTTGTCGTCCTTCGATGAGGAACAGCATCAATTGTCTTTTCATCGGATTGGCCTTCATTGACATCCTGTTGATCCTTTCTGCATTCGTCATGTTTTCATTACCGGCGTTCCAAGTTTATGTGGAACGCAAGTTCATGTGGAATGTGATCGACGTCTACCAATATACCACCCCATTCGTGTATCCAATAGCCATGATTACGCAGACAGCTTCCGTGTACATGACCTtgaccatcgccctggagagGTATCTGGTGGTCTGTCTACCATTGAAATCGAGAAGCATTTGTACTTATGGACGGGCCAAGCGTTGTGTCTTCACCGTCATCATTTTCTCCACTTCTTATAATGTGACTCGTTTCTTGGAATATAGCTTCGAGACGTTTGTGATCGATGAGGAACGAGGGATCACGGTCACGTTCCTTCAGAGCACAGATCTGCGCGAGAACCCCCTGTATATCTCGATCTACATCAACTGGCTTTACATGGTATTCATGTGTTTGGTTCCTTTCTCCGTGTTGTTCCTGGTGAATCTCCGGATTGCTTGGGGCATTCGCCAAGCTCGCATGGAACGCTCGAGAATCAGCAGTTCGCAAAGAAACGAAGAAAGCCTCGCCATCATGTTGATGGTGATcgtgttcattttcattgcgTGCAACACGCCCGCCATGATTTCCAACATCATGGAGACGTTCCAGATTCAAGCCGTGAAATTGACCCAGATCTCAAACCTGTTGATCGTGTTTAACTCGTCTATCAGTATCTTCATCTACACGACTTTCAGTCGCAAGTTCCGTCGGATCCTGTTGCAAGTATGGCATCGAAAAAGGCCCGAGGATGACGTATTATTTCGATGGAAAGCTGAAGGGGGACCCAATCTCACTGGGAACCGATCCACACGTACAATTTCTGCCAGACGTGGGGCTCGAGTTTTGACAGCCACCACATCGCTCGAGTTCCAAAGAGAGATATCCTCATGAGAACGTCGGGAACCCTTCTCTTTCTCACTCTGATTATGGACACAGTAGACGGATCAAATCCGTAAATGTACCTGAGAGAGAAAATTGTTGGCTCATGGAGATtctcaatcaaacaaacaacaattTCAAGAGGAGGGGATGAAAACGTTCGTGATTTTACTGCCCAACTTGGACGACTTCGAACCAGAAATACTTTCCGTTCAAACTTCCATTGTTGAGTGTTCTTGGAACCAAATTCAGTTGTTCGTAACTCttctattgaaaaagatgataaCAAGTCTttgggaaaaaagaagagatgatGAAAATTTAGTGTTCTGATTATCGGCATTGTCG contains the following coding sequences:
- the LOC131888842 gene encoding FMRFamide receptor-like, coding for MNRSETFMEPENFVTFELVVHGFLVLIIGTIGIIGNIFCLLVLCRPSMRNSINCLFIGLAFIDILLILSAFVMFSLPAFQVYVERKFMWNVIDVYQYTTPFVYPIAMITQTASVYMTLTIALERYLVVCLPLKSRSICTYGRAKRCVFTVIIFSTSYNVTRFLEYSFETFVIDEERGITVTFLQSTDLRENPLYISIYINWLYMVFMCLVPFSVLFLVNLRIAWGIRQARMERSRISSSQRNEESLAIMLMVIVFIFIACNTPAMISNIMETFQIQAVKLTQISNLLIVFNSSISIFIYTTFSRKFRRILLQVWHRKRPEDDVLFRWKAEGGPNLTGNRSTRTISARRGARVLTATTSLEFQREISS